Sequence from the Piliocolobus tephrosceles isolate RC106 unplaced genomic scaffold, ASM277652v3 unscaffolded_16024, whole genome shotgun sequence genome:
CTGCCTGTGTGGGAGATTGGAAAGCTGGCCTCCACCCGGTGGGGGATAGAACTGGAGTGAAATGGATTCCTGGCCATTTTGCGGAAGATTGGAAATTTAAGGATTTGATGGGGCGGGGGGTGATTTTGTGtccttttctctcccctctcccccctccccaattTAGAACAAAGGGCGGAGGCGAAGGAGGCACGATGGGCAGTGGGCTCGGAAGCCGGAGTCGAAAGAAGAACGTTATAAAAATCCGTCACTTCCCAGTCCCCGCGCACTCCCAAATCATCagagtttgggtggggacaaagtgAATCCCCGCCTAGAGTCGGGTTTGGTATCCATGGCCTGGTTTTCGGCCCGGGCGTCTGGAGCCCTGGGGAACCTCCCCCAGCTCGTCCCAAGTCGCGGTTTCCGAGCTGGGGAGAGAAGGGCCCTGGGGGCGAGAGGGGTCGGGGCACAGCGCGCAGTTTCTCCTGCCGCCTTCGAGGACGGAGACTCGGGGTTCGCAGCGCCCTGGCTGCGCGAATCTCCtcgctccccccccccccccgccccacgaAAGACGCTCAGAGTGCACACCCGCCTGCACCAAAGCCAGGGATCTCATTTCTCTCAAAATAAAACTCAATAAGCCATAAAGGCTCCTGATTCCAGTGGAAAAGGCGCCGCAGATTTATGGTCCCTCCAAATCCCCACACTCTAATTATCCCTGTTTTTAGTTTACTTATGGGTGGTGACCAAtaaaatgattttccattttgaattttttttcagcatGAAAAATGCAAGCTTCGCTTCCCTCTTACCCGCTTGGACTGATCTTTTCCGTGCGGGAAGCAAAGAAATCCCGTTTCCCTCGGCCTTGTCGGCCCAGGGCTGAGCTGCTGCCTCCGGTTGAGCGAACCGGGCCTGCCGCAGCACCCCCCAGCACCGCCGCCCCGCATACCCTTAACTGCAATTTAAGGGAGAATATTCTTTCCGTCCTCTCTCCGTCCAAGGGCATTTGCAGGAACCCCTCCCTAGAAGTCCTGCCGTGGGCCTAGCGGCTGGAAGAGTCACTCGGCAGAGCGGGTCCCCGACAGCCCCAGCCCGGTCACCTTTCCAACTGCGCCCTCCTGGGCACCGCACTGGGCGCGAGCCTGGGGCGCCCAGGAGGCCCCACGGAGGAGGAAGGTCGCCGGACTGAGCCCTCGCCACCGCTTGGCGCCCCCATCCCCCATCCTCCTCCCTTTGTTCCCCTTTCCGGATGCCGACTTGGagatggcaggaaaaaaaataactagatGGAAATCAAAGATTAGCCTGGGCGCGCGGGCGGCCTCCGCCGGGC
This genomic interval carries:
- the LOC111542539 gene encoding uncharacterized protein LOC111542539: MPVASSASRQPRPLGRPLAKPPTPLNDPIGLRRRLRQRERPRRAVIGRGRWPRGAGRWDPARSSARLLCPAPLPPRGSCPDGGRRRLVFPEGSASVSTSRPGTWERGNSNPGGRARARTHRGDPLAGKRTRALAVEDGRSSRKGEPGLRLLELPNKGRRRRRHDGQWARKPESKEERYKNPSLPSPRALPNHQSLGGDKVNPRLESGLVSMAWFSARASGALGNLPQLVPSRGFRAGERRALGARGVGAQRAVSPAAFEDGDSGFAAPWLRESPRSPPPPAPRKTLRVHTRLHQSQGSHFSQNKTQ